Proteins from one Coffea arabica cultivar ET-39 chromosome 8c, Coffea Arabica ET-39 HiFi, whole genome shotgun sequence genomic window:
- the LOC113705826 gene encoding uncharacterized protein, producing MGRGMGGVRTAGDSRGDLSRGGRSGPVQSRGVPSNDPAVTPQVNCGYCGKPNHSENDCWRKSGKCLFCGSAEHQLMNCPNKLKIGDSIQRQEKSTSKQISAGGSRPKVPARVYILDYQQISDATKMVEDSFVNPNFMSEIDLKPIKLPYNLEVRTPTRDQSLLANLVYRDCKIWVGEQKLLADLMDLAIKGYDVILGMDWDSTRKMLSKGDQGYLAFLINTPSDKVRLDDMPVVKKYPDIFLEELESLSLKRQIAFKIDMTPGVQMPYRMALTELKELKLQL from the exons ATGggaagaggaatgggaggaGTAAGGACTGCAGGAGATTCAAGGGGAGATTTATccagaggaggtcgtagtgggCCGGTTCAATCGAGAGGAGTGCCTTCTAATGATCCGGCTGTAACCCCTCAAGTTAATTGTGGTTACTGTGGCAAACCAAATCActcggagaatgattgttggagaaagtcgGGAAAATGTTTGTTCTGTGGTAGTGCCGAACACCAACTCATGAATTGTCCAAATAAGCTGAAGATAGGAGATAGCATTCAACGGCaagaaaagtcaacctctaagcagattAGTGCTGGAGGGAGTCGACCAAAGGTACCTGCTAGGGTTTACATATTAGACTATCAACAGATTTCCGATGCTACTAAGATGGtcgaag attcttttgtaaaccctaacttcATGAGTGAAATAGATCTGAAGCCTATTAAATTACCTTATAATTTGGAGGTTAGAACACCAACTAGGGATCAAAGTTTACTAGCTAATTTGGTATATAGAGACTGTAAGATATGGGTTGGAGAACAAAAATTACTGGCTGATCTAATGGATTTAGcgattaaggggtatgatgtgatcctaggaatggactg GGATTCGACTAGAAAAATGTTAAGTAAAGGAGATCagggatatttggcttttcttataaatactcctAGTGATAAAGTGAGATTAGACGATATGCCTGTAGTGAAGAAATATCCGGATATTTTTCTTGAAGAGTTAGAGTCTTTATCCCTGAAAAGACAAatagcttttaagattgatATGACTCCGGGAGTACAGATGCCGTATAGGATGGCTCTAACTGAATTGAAAGAGTTGAAATTGCAGCTATAG